One genomic segment of Streptomyces sp. TLI_146 includes these proteins:
- a CDS encoding S28 family serine protease, whose product MRKTLRWLLSLVVLIGTVSVAGAAAGAATAAEPDIKDRILAIPGVSLIEEKPYPGYRYFVLNFTQQVDHHDPAAGTFQQRITLLHKDTARPTVMYTSGYNVSTNPSRSEPTQIVDGNQVSVEYRYFTPSRPAPADWNKLDIWQAASDQHSIFEALKPVYAKNWLTTGGSKGGMTATYYKRFYPKDMDGVVAYVAPNDVVNNEDSAYDRFFKNVGTKECRDKLEAVQREALVRRKPLEAKYAEYAKANNYTFTTTGSLDKSYEAVVLDYVWAFWQYSLLADCATIPADAPHASDQAIWDTVDTISGFSFYTDQGLEPYTPYYYQAGTQLGSPTIQQPWLGDLSRYGYQPPRHFVPRSIPMRFHPAAMPQVDMWVRHHADHMLYVYGQNDPWGAERFRLGAGARDSYVFTVAGGNHGSKVAGLAAQEKATATSAILRWAGVPATTSPKPLARYDAVLDRQSPDREPTLRP is encoded by the coding sequence ATGCGCAAGACGCTCAGATGGCTTCTTTCACTCGTCGTGCTCATAGGCACGGTGAGCGTGGCGGGAGCCGCGGCAGGGGCGGCCACCGCCGCCGAGCCGGACATAAAGGACCGCATCCTGGCGATACCCGGGGTGAGCCTCATCGAGGAGAAGCCGTACCCCGGCTACCGGTACTTCGTCCTCAACTTCACCCAGCAGGTGGACCACCACGACCCGGCCGCCGGCACCTTCCAGCAGCGGATCACCCTGCTGCACAAGGACACCGCCCGCCCGACGGTCATGTACACCAGCGGCTACAACGTCTCGACCAACCCCAGCCGCTCCGAGCCGACCCAGATCGTGGACGGCAACCAGGTCTCCGTCGAGTACCGCTACTTCACCCCGTCCCGGCCCGCCCCGGCGGACTGGAACAAGCTGGACATCTGGCAGGCGGCCAGCGACCAGCACAGCATCTTCGAGGCCCTGAAGCCGGTGTACGCCAAGAACTGGCTGACCACCGGCGGCTCGAAGGGCGGGATGACGGCGACGTACTACAAGCGCTTCTACCCCAAGGACATGGACGGGGTGGTGGCGTACGTCGCCCCCAACGACGTCGTGAACAACGAGGACTCGGCGTACGACCGCTTCTTCAAGAACGTCGGCACCAAGGAGTGCCGCGACAAGCTGGAGGCGGTGCAGCGCGAGGCGCTGGTGCGCCGCAAGCCGCTGGAGGCCAAGTACGCGGAGTACGCCAAGGCCAACAACTACACCTTCACCACGACCGGCTCCCTCGACAAGTCGTACGAGGCGGTCGTGCTCGACTACGTGTGGGCGTTCTGGCAGTACAGCCTGCTGGCGGACTGCGCGACCATCCCGGCGGACGCGCCGCACGCGAGCGACCAGGCGATCTGGGACACGGTCGACACGATCTCCGGCTTCTCGTTCTACACGGACCAGGGCCTGGAGCCGTACACGCCGTACTACTACCAGGCGGGCACCCAGCTCGGCTCGCCCACCATCCAGCAGCCCTGGCTCGGCGACCTGAGCCGCTACGGCTACCAGCCGCCGCGCCACTTCGTCCCGCGCTCCATCCCGATGCGCTTCCACCCGGCGGCGATGCCGCAGGTCGACATGTGGGTGCGGCACCACGCCGACCACATGCTGTACGTGTACGGCCAGAACGACCCGTGGGGCGCGGAGCGCTTCCGGCTCGGGGCGGGGGCGCGTGACTCGTACGTGTTCACGGTCGCGGGCGGCAACCACGGGTCGAAGGTGGCGGGTCTGGCGGCCCAGGAGAAGGCGACGGCGACGTCGGCGATCCTGCGCTGGGCGGGCGTACCGGCGACGACGTCCCCGAAGCCGCTGGCGCGCTACGACGCGGTCCTGGACCGGCAGAGCCCCGACCGCGAGCCGACGCTGCGCCCGTAG
- a CDS encoding ABC transporter ATP-binding protein — protein sequence MAAAEQGWARRLTGYAWRYRRDVVLALGSSLGGMAVMALVPLVTKVIIDDVIGAHTRSLAVWTGLLIAAAVVVYALTYIRRYYGGRLALDVQHDLRTEMYATITKLDGRRQDELSTGQVVGRATSDLQLIQGLLFMLPMTIGNILLFLISLAIMAWLSPLLTLVALAVAPALWFIARLSRTRLFPATWYAQGQAAAVAGVVDGAVSGVRVVKGFGQEEQETGKLREVGRKLFAGRLRTIKLNSRYTPALQAVPALGQVAMLALGGWLATRGEITLGTFVAFSTYLAQLVGPVRMLAMVLTVGQQARAGVERVLELIDTEPSIADGTKELPADAPATVEFDDVRFGYEDGRPVLDGFSLEIRPGETVAVVGASGSGKSTVSLLLPRFYDVTHGAVLVGGHDVRELTLASLRAAIGLVPEDSFLFSDTVRANIAYGKPDATQEEIEAAARAAQADRFIADLPDGYDTTVGEHGLTLSGGQRQRVALARAILTDPRLLVLDDATSAVDARVEHEIHEALKSVMAGRTTLLIAHRRSTLNLADRIAVLDGGRLAALGTHEELQRDSALYRRLLTDPDELGAVSPGHVVPVEAVEDRTVRDELDAEFDAERGITPPLWIREDKPVSSAPGGMPATPELLAQVEALPPADDTPGIDEARAVQPEESYGLRRLLRGFGKPLCVSLALVAVDAGMSLLLPVLIRHGIDQGVSKLALGAVWAAAGLALLTVLVQWSAQFGETRMTGRTGERVLYSLRLKIFAQLQRLGLDYYERELTGRIMTRMTTDVDALATFLQTGLVTAFVSVVTFFGIMLALLVIDLQLALVVFATLPPLIIGTYFFRKQSVKAYELARERVAGVNADLQESVSGLRIVQAFGRERDGAARFTARSADYRTARIRGQWLISVYFPFVQLLSSVAAASVLIVGAHRVDAGTLTTGALVAYLLYIDLFFAPVQQLSQVFDGYQQAAVSLKRIQELLREPTSTKAAAEPLDVLSLRGEIAFEDVDFAYGDEEEALSGVNLRIPAGQTVAFVGETGAGKSTLVKLVARFYDPTGGRVTADGTDLRSLDLTAYRHRLGVVPQEAYLFAGTVRDAIAYGRPDATDAQVEAAARAVGAHDMIATLDGGYLHEVAERGRNLSAGQRQLIALARAELVDPDVLLLDEATAALDLATEAQVNQATDRLTGRRTTLVVAHRLTTAARADRVVVMDHGRVVEDGTHDELLAQDGRYASLWRTFIGEDEPAAV from the coding sequence GTGGCGGCGGCAGAGCAGGGGTGGGCACGGCGGCTCACCGGGTACGCCTGGCGGTACCGGCGCGATGTCGTGCTGGCGCTCGGGTCGTCGCTCGGCGGCATGGCGGTGATGGCTCTGGTCCCGCTGGTCACCAAGGTGATCATCGACGATGTGATCGGGGCCCACACCCGCTCCCTCGCGGTCTGGACCGGCCTGCTCATAGCCGCGGCGGTCGTGGTGTACGCCCTGACGTACATACGCCGCTACTACGGCGGCCGCCTCGCCCTCGACGTCCAGCACGACCTGCGCACCGAGATGTACGCGACGATCACCAAGCTGGACGGGCGGCGCCAGGACGAGCTGTCCACCGGCCAGGTCGTCGGCCGCGCCACCAGCGACCTCCAGCTCATCCAGGGCCTGCTCTTCATGCTGCCGATGACCATCGGCAACATCCTGCTCTTCCTGATCTCCCTGGCGATCATGGCCTGGCTCTCCCCGCTGCTGACCCTGGTCGCGCTGGCCGTGGCGCCCGCGCTGTGGTTCATCGCCCGGCTCAGCCGCACCCGGCTCTTCCCCGCCACCTGGTACGCCCAGGGCCAGGCGGCGGCCGTCGCGGGCGTCGTCGACGGCGCCGTCTCCGGCGTCCGCGTGGTCAAGGGCTTCGGCCAGGAGGAGCAGGAGACCGGCAAGCTCCGCGAGGTGGGCCGCAAGCTCTTCGCCGGGCGGCTGCGCACCATCAAGCTGAACTCCCGCTACACCCCGGCCCTCCAGGCCGTCCCCGCGCTCGGCCAGGTCGCCATGCTGGCGCTCGGCGGCTGGCTCGCCACCCGCGGCGAGATCACGCTCGGCACCTTCGTGGCGTTCTCCACCTATCTGGCGCAGCTCGTCGGGCCGGTGCGGATGCTGGCCATGGTGCTCACCGTGGGCCAGCAGGCCCGCGCGGGCGTCGAACGCGTCCTGGAGCTGATCGACACCGAGCCGTCCATCGCCGACGGCACCAAGGAGCTGCCCGCCGACGCCCCGGCCACCGTCGAGTTCGACGACGTGCGCTTCGGCTACGAGGACGGGCGCCCGGTCCTGGACGGCTTCTCCCTGGAGATCCGCCCCGGCGAGACCGTCGCCGTGGTCGGCGCCTCCGGCTCCGGCAAGTCCACCGTCTCGCTGCTGCTGCCGCGCTTCTACGACGTCACCCACGGCGCCGTCCTTGTCGGCGGCCACGACGTGCGCGAGCTGACCCTCGCCTCGCTGCGCGCCGCCATCGGCCTGGTGCCGGAGGACAGCTTCCTCTTCTCCGACACCGTGCGCGCCAACATCGCGTACGGGAAGCCGGACGCCACCCAGGAGGAGATCGAGGCCGCCGCGCGCGCCGCGCAGGCGGACCGCTTCATCGCCGATCTGCCCGACGGCTACGACACCACGGTCGGCGAGCACGGCCTGACCCTCTCCGGCGGCCAGCGCCAGCGCGTCGCCCTGGCCCGCGCCATCCTCACCGACCCGCGCCTGCTGGTCCTGGACGACGCCACCTCGGCCGTGGACGCGCGCGTGGAGCACGAGATCCACGAGGCCCTGAAGTCCGTGATGGCCGGGCGCACCACGCTGCTCATCGCCCACCGCCGCTCCACCCTCAACCTCGCCGACCGCATCGCCGTCCTCGACGGTGGCCGCCTGGCCGCGCTCGGCACCCACGAGGAGCTCCAGCGCGACTCGGCGCTCTACCGCCGTCTGCTGACCGACCCCGACGAGCTGGGCGCCGTCTCGCCCGGCCACGTGGTGCCCGTCGAGGCGGTGGAGGACCGGACGGTACGGGACGAGCTGGACGCCGAGTTCGACGCCGAGCGGGGCATCACGCCCCCGCTGTGGATCCGCGAGGACAAGCCCGTCTCCTCGGCCCCCGGCGGCATGCCGGCCACCCCCGAACTCCTCGCCCAGGTCGAGGCGCTGCCCCCGGCCGACGACACCCCGGGCATCGACGAGGCCCGGGCTGTACAGCCCGAGGAGTCGTACGGGCTGCGCCGGCTGCTGCGCGGCTTCGGCAAGCCGCTCTGCGTCAGCCTCGCGCTCGTCGCGGTCGACGCGGGCATGTCCCTGCTGCTGCCGGTCCTGATCCGGCACGGCATCGACCAAGGTGTATCCAAGCTGGCGCTCGGCGCGGTGTGGGCGGCCGCGGGCCTGGCCCTGCTGACCGTGCTGGTCCAGTGGTCCGCGCAGTTCGGCGAGACCCGGATGACCGGGCGCACCGGCGAGCGCGTCCTCTACAGCCTCCGCCTGAAGATCTTCGCCCAGCTCCAGCGGCTCGGCCTGGACTACTACGAGCGCGAGCTCACCGGCCGGATCATGACCCGGATGACCACCGACGTCGACGCGCTGGCCACCTTCCTGCAGACCGGCCTGGTCACCGCGTTCGTCTCCGTCGTCACCTTCTTCGGCATCATGCTGGCGCTCCTGGTCATCGACCTCCAGCTCGCCCTGGTCGTCTTCGCCACCCTGCCGCCGCTGATCATCGGCACCTACTTCTTCCGCAAGCAGAGCGTGAAGGCGTACGAGCTGGCCCGCGAGCGGGTCGCCGGGGTCAACGCCGACCTCCAGGAGTCGGTCAGCGGGCTGCGGATCGTCCAGGCCTTCGGCCGCGAGCGCGACGGCGCCGCGCGGTTCACCGCCCGCAGCGCCGACTACCGCACGGCCCGCATCCGCGGCCAGTGGCTGATCTCGGTGTACTTCCCGTTCGTCCAGCTCCTGTCGTCGGTCGCGGCGGCCTCGGTGCTGATCGTCGGTGCCCACCGGGTCGACGCGGGCACCCTGACGACCGGCGCGCTGGTCGCCTATCTGCTCTACATCGACCTGTTCTTCGCCCCCGTACAGCAGCTCTCGCAGGTCTTCGACGGCTACCAGCAGGCCGCCGTCTCGCTCAAGCGCATCCAGGAGCTGCTGCGCGAGCCCACCTCCACGAAGGCGGCCGCCGAGCCGCTGGACGTCCTCTCGCTGCGCGGCGAGATCGCCTTCGAGGACGTCGACTTCGCGTACGGCGACGAGGAGGAGGCGCTGTCGGGCGTCAACCTGCGGATCCCGGCCGGGCAGACCGTCGCCTTCGTCGGCGAGACCGGCGCGGGCAAGTCGACGCTGGTCAAGCTGGTCGCGCGGTTCTACGACCCGACCGGCGGCCGGGTCACCGCCGACGGCACCGATCTGCGCTCGCTCGACCTCACCGCCTACCGCCACCGCCTGGGCGTGGTCCCGCAGGAGGCGTATCTGTTCGCCGGGACCGTCCGGGACGCCATCGCCTACGGGCGGCCCGACGCCACCGACGCCCAGGTGGAGGCCGCGGCCCGCGCGGTCGGCGCGCACGACATGATCGCCACCCTGGACGGCGGCTACCTCCACGAGGTCGCCGAGCGCGGCCGCAACCTCTCGGCCGGCCAGCGCCAGCTGATCGCGCTGGCCCGCGCCGAGCTCGTCGACCCGGACGTCCTGCTCCTCGACGAGGCGACCGCGGCCCTTGACCTGGCCACCGAGGCCCAGGTCAACCAGGCCACCGACCGGCTCACCGGCCGCCGCACCACCCTGGTAGTCGCCCACCGCCTCACCACGGCCGCCCGCGCGGACCGGGTCGTGGTGATGGACCACGGCCGGGTCGTCGAGGACGGCACCCACGACGAACTCCTCGCCCAGGACGGCCGGTACGCGAGCCTGTGGCGCACCTTCATCGGCGAGGACGAGCCCGCGGCGGTGTGA
- a CDS encoding serine hydrolase — protein sequence MLAPVVAGAAPASAAASVTCTSSKAGLAAKLSKDITSALGGRSSLTAVALYDRSTNTRCELRATDTFDSASVVKATVLATLLWDADKQHRSLTSTERTLATKMITASDNDSTSALWKQLGTAKVSAFLRAAGMTQTTPGSGGYWGLTRITARDQAKLLALLTSPNSVLSENAREYELGLMNRVRSDQRWGTPAGVQGGTTVHVKNGWLSRATHGWRVHSIGAFTDNGHDYGIAVLTEDNGTMGQGISTIEAVARAVHADLGRPAEGGKPWNPPKRPTVASEAVPPVPEAPAGRDLVSTVQSH from the coding sequence GTGCTCGCGCCGGTGGTCGCGGGTGCCGCGCCGGCCTCCGCCGCGGCATCGGTGACCTGCACGTCCAGCAAGGCCGGGCTCGCGGCCAAGCTGTCCAAGGACATCACCTCGGCGCTCGGCGGCCGCTCGTCGCTGACGGCCGTCGCCCTGTACGACCGCTCCACCAACACCCGGTGCGAGCTGCGGGCCACCGACACCTTCGACTCCGCGAGCGTGGTCAAGGCCACCGTGCTCGCGACGCTGCTGTGGGACGCGGACAAGCAGCACCGCTCGCTCACCTCCACCGAGCGCACCCTCGCCACCAAGATGATCACCGCGTCGGACAACGACTCGACGAGCGCCCTGTGGAAGCAGCTCGGCACCGCCAAGGTGTCCGCGTTCCTCAGGGCCGCCGGGATGACCCAGACGACGCCGGGCTCCGGCGGCTACTGGGGCCTGACCCGGATCACCGCCCGCGACCAGGCCAAGCTGCTCGCGCTGCTGACCTCCCCCAACTCGGTGCTCAGCGAGAACGCCCGCGAGTACGAGCTGGGCCTGATGAACCGCGTCCGGTCCGACCAGCGCTGGGGCACCCCGGCCGGCGTCCAGGGCGGGACGACCGTGCACGTCAAGAACGGCTGGCTGTCGCGCGCCACGCACGGCTGGCGGGTGCACAGCATCGGCGCCTTCACCGACAACGGCCACGACTACGGCATCGCCGTCCTCACCGAGGACAACGGCACGATGGGCCAGGGCATCAGCACCATCGAGGCCGTCGCCCGCGCGGTCCACGCTGACCTCGGCCGCCCGGCCGAGGGCGGTAAGCCCTGGAACCCGCCGAAGCGGCCGACCGTGGCGAGCGAGGCCGTCCCGCCGGTGCCCGAGGCACCCGCGGGCCGCGACCTCGTCTCGACGGTCCAGAGCCACTAG
- a CDS encoding thiamine pyrophosphate-binding protein: MHDHDLVLRPTPAQVRAALDPPPGRIGGDLVVETLRGLGATTVFGLPGQHALGMFDALRRSSMAYVGLRAENNAGFAADAYGRVTGEAAPLLLSTGPGALMSLAALQEAAAASAPVLAIASQVPTAGLGGGRHGHLHELRDQQSSFRDVVKSVHTVRTQSQIPSAIAAAWESALTAPHGPVWVEIPQDVLLAEARLPVVTAVDATPRDLVPRPELTAVAAELLTRAARPAIIAGGGVVRADASGKLRALAERLDAPVVTTFGGKGAFPWEHPLSLQSWMEDRHTTDFLEDADVLLVVGSGLGELSSNYHTFRPRGRVIQIEADLGKLESNHPALGIHADARIALSALLETVGERTDPAAADSVRTVLAKVRERIAGQGLDTEQRILADVRAALPREAPSFWDMTILAYWAWSAWPGALHSAQGAGGLGYAFPAAIGAATADPTRPVLAVSGDGGAMYSLAELATAKQYDLPVTWLIVDDGGYGILREYMTDAFGEATATELARPDFVALARSFGVPAVRTSVESLQEDLGKALAAPGPSVVVLPAVLRMFAPTHR, encoded by the coding sequence GTGCACGATCACGACCTCGTTCTGCGGCCCACCCCGGCGCAGGTGCGGGCCGCCCTCGATCCGCCGCCCGGCCGCATCGGCGGTGACCTGGTCGTCGAGACCCTGCGGGGGCTCGGCGCCACCACCGTCTTCGGGCTGCCCGGGCAGCACGCCCTCGGGATGTTCGACGCGCTGCGGCGCTCGTCGATGGCGTACGTGGGGCTGCGCGCCGAGAACAACGCGGGCTTCGCCGCCGACGCGTACGGCCGGGTCACCGGCGAGGCGGCCCCGCTGCTGCTGTCCACCGGGCCCGGCGCCCTGATGTCGCTGGCCGCGCTCCAGGAGGCGGCCGCGGCGAGCGCCCCCGTGCTCGCCATCGCCAGCCAGGTGCCCACGGCCGGGCTCGGCGGCGGGCGCCACGGCCATCTGCACGAACTCCGCGACCAGCAGAGCTCGTTCCGGGACGTCGTGAAGTCCGTGCACACCGTCCGCACCCAGTCCCAGATCCCGTCCGCGATCGCGGCGGCCTGGGAGTCGGCGCTGACCGCCCCGCACGGCCCGGTCTGGGTGGAGATCCCGCAGGACGTGCTGCTCGCCGAGGCCCGCCTGCCGGTCGTCACGGCCGTCGACGCGACCCCGCGCGACCTGGTGCCGCGCCCCGAACTGACCGCCGTGGCCGCCGAGTTGCTGACCCGTGCGGCCCGCCCGGCGATCATCGCGGGCGGCGGTGTCGTACGCGCCGACGCCTCCGGCAAGCTCCGCGCGCTCGCCGAGCGGCTGGACGCGCCGGTCGTCACCACCTTCGGCGGCAAGGGCGCGTTCCCCTGGGAGCACCCGCTCTCGCTCCAGTCCTGGATGGAGGACCGGCACACCACCGACTTCCTGGAGGACGCCGACGTCCTGCTCGTGGTGGGCTCGGGCCTGGGTGAACTCTCCTCGAACTACCACACGTTCAGGCCGCGCGGCCGGGTGATCCAGATCGAGGCGGACCTCGGCAAGCTGGAGTCCAACCACCCGGCGCTCGGCATCCACGCGGACGCCCGCATCGCGCTCTCCGCGCTCCTGGAGACCGTGGGCGAGCGCACCGACCCGGCGGCGGCCGACTCCGTGCGGACCGTCCTGGCGAAGGTGCGCGAGCGCATCGCGGGGCAGGGCCTGGACACCGAGCAGCGGATCCTGGCCGATGTGCGCGCGGCGCTGCCCCGCGAGGCGCCCAGTTTCTGGGACATGACGATCCTGGCGTACTGGGCCTGGTCCGCCTGGCCGGGCGCGCTGCACTCGGCGCAGGGCGCGGGCGGCCTCGGCTACGCCTTCCCGGCGGCGATCGGGGCCGCGACCGCCGACCCGACGCGGCCGGTGCTCGCGGTCTCCGGCGACGGCGGCGCGATGTACTCGCTCGCGGAGCTCGCCACCGCGAAGCAGTACGACCTGCCGGTGACCTGGCTGATCGTGGACGACGGCGGCTACGGGATCCTGCGCGAGTACATGACGGACGCGTTCGGCGAGGCCACCGCCACCGAGCTGGCCCGCCCGGACTTCGTCGCGCTGGCGCGGTCCTTCGGCGTCCCGGCGGTCCGTACCAGCGTCGAGTCGCTCCAGGAGGACCTGGGCAAGGCGCTGGCGGCCCCCGGGCCCTCAGTGGTCGTGCTGCCCGCCGTACTGAGGATGTTCGCTCCGACGCATCGGTAA
- the speB gene encoding agmatinase, with the protein MSSNETPRGPIDSSRVPRYAGPATFARLPRLDEVGTADVAVVGVPFDSGVSYRPGARFGGNAIREASRLLRPYNPAQDASPFALAQVADGGDIAVNPFNINEAVDTIEAAADDLLGTGARLMTLGGDHTIALPLLRSVAKKHGPVALLHFDAHLDTWDTYFGAEYTHGTPFRRAVEEGILDTEALSHVGTRGPLYGKQDLTDDEKMGFGIVTSADVYRRGADEVADQLRQRIGDRPLYISIDIDCLDPAHAPGTGTPEAGGMTSRELLEILRGLASCNLVSADVVEVAPAYDHAEITSVAASHTAYELTTIMSRQIAASRA; encoded by the coding sequence ATGAGCAGCAACGAAACGCCGCGCGGTCCGATCGACTCGTCCCGCGTTCCGCGGTACGCGGGCCCCGCGACCTTCGCCCGGCTGCCCCGCCTCGACGAGGTCGGCACCGCCGACGTCGCCGTGGTCGGCGTGCCCTTCGACAGCGGTGTCTCCTACCGCCCCGGCGCCCGCTTCGGCGGCAACGCCATCCGCGAGGCCTCGCGTCTGCTGCGTCCGTACAACCCGGCGCAGGACGCCTCGCCCTTCGCGCTCGCCCAGGTCGCGGACGGCGGCGACATCGCCGTGAACCCGTTCAACATCAACGAGGCCGTCGACACGATCGAGGCCGCCGCCGACGACCTGCTCGGCACCGGCGCCCGGCTGATGACGCTCGGCGGCGACCACACCATCGCGCTGCCGCTGCTGCGCTCGGTCGCCAAGAAGCACGGCCCGGTCGCGCTGCTCCACTTCGACGCGCACCTGGACACCTGGGACACGTACTTCGGCGCCGAATACACCCACGGCACCCCGTTCCGCCGCGCCGTCGAGGAGGGCATCCTCGACACCGAGGCGCTCTCCCACGTCGGCACCCGCGGCCCGCTCTACGGCAAGCAGGACCTGACCGACGACGAGAAGATGGGCTTCGGCATCGTCACCTCGGCCGACGTCTACCGCCGCGGCGCCGACGAGGTCGCCGACCAGCTGCGCCAGCGCATCGGCGACCGCCCGCTCTACATCTCGATCGACATCGACTGCCTCGACCCGGCGCACGCCCCCGGCACCGGCACCCCGGAGGCGGGCGGCATGACCTCCCGCGAGCTCCTGGAGATCCTGCGCGGCCTGGCCTCCTGCAACCTGGTCTCGGCCGACGTCGTCGAGGTCGCCCCGGCGTACGATCACGCGGAGATCACCTCGGTGGCCGCCTCCCACACGGCGTACGAGCTCACCACGATCATGTCCCGGCAGATCGCGGCGAGCCGCGCGTAG
- a CDS encoding PucR family transcriptional regulator has translation MPAEPAAAPPTTPVPLSALLARADLGLVHLAGPPDAAVHGVHASEMADPYPYLLGGELLLTAGVQLTDPERYAARVAEAGAAALGFGVTPVYDTVPAELVAACERHGLPLVEVPPPTPFTAIARAVWGLLTEARHHELRRVARAQQALASAAARPDPVPAVLHQLATRLGGWAALLDPEGAVVRSAGPEPSERARAALRHLAAVVSAGVGPEPGRPGAPPASAPPTSASDTSGGAQLAVYALAGARGLALGTVTERREGGDHTIAGAASVLLSLLTAERPDAGRTAQSAALVRLLLGADPAEVAPLLGEAPWTVVHARGEGAPPDLGSPLVEAGDGHARVLVPGGQDVGPHPGWTLGASAPVAAGELAAADAQAARALRRAEAARSPLVRHRTGGYASLVDPEEAAAYARALLAPLAEPLLTTLRTWLSLHGSWDRTAVALGVHRNTVRQRLARCAALLDADLDDMDVRTELWLALRSAPGRAEAHSGQCE, from the coding sequence ATGCCTGCCGAGCCCGCGGCGGCCCCGCCCACCACTCCGGTCCCGCTCTCCGCCCTCCTCGCCCGCGCGGACCTGGGCCTCGTGCACCTCGCCGGGCCGCCGGACGCCGCCGTGCACGGGGTGCACGCCTCGGAGATGGCCGACCCGTATCCGTATCTGCTCGGCGGCGAGCTGCTGCTGACGGCGGGGGTGCAGCTCACCGACCCGGAGCGGTACGCGGCGCGGGTCGCCGAGGCGGGCGCGGCGGCGCTCGGCTTCGGTGTCACGCCGGTGTACGACACGGTCCCGGCCGAGCTGGTGGCCGCCTGCGAGCGGCACGGGCTGCCGCTGGTGGAGGTGCCGCCGCCGACCCCGTTCACGGCGATCGCCCGGGCGGTGTGGGGCCTGCTGACCGAGGCCCGCCACCACGAGCTGCGCCGGGTCGCCCGGGCCCAGCAGGCCCTCGCCTCGGCGGCCGCCCGGCCCGACCCCGTTCCGGCGGTGCTGCACCAGCTGGCGACGCGCCTGGGCGGCTGGGCGGCGCTGCTCGACCCGGAGGGGGCGGTGGTGCGCTCGGCGGGCCCCGAGCCGTCGGAGCGGGCGCGGGCGGCCCTGCGGCATCTGGCGGCAGTGGTCTCGGCGGGGGTGGGCCCCGAGCCCGGGCGGCCCGGCGCTCCCCCCGCGTCCGCTCCCCCCACGTCCGCGAGCGACACCTCGGGCGGCGCGCAGCTCGCCGTGTACGCCCTGGCCGGGGCGCGGGGTCTCGCGCTCGGGACCGTCACCGAGCGGCGCGAGGGCGGCGACCACACCATCGCCGGGGCCGCCTCGGTGCTGCTGTCGCTGCTCACCGCCGAACGGCCGGACGCGGGCCGGACGGCCCAGTCGGCCGCGCTGGTGCGGCTGCTGCTCGGCGCGGACCCCGCCGAGGTGGCCCCGCTGCTCGGCGAGGCGCCCTGGACCGTCGTCCACGCGCGCGGCGAGGGCGCCCCGCCCGACCTCGGCAGCCCGCTGGTGGAGGCGGGCGACGGCCACGCGCGCGTGCTCGTCCCCGGCGGGCAGGACGTCGGCCCGCACCCGGGCTGGACGCTGGGGGCGAGCGCGCCCGTGGCGGCCGGGGAGCTGGCCGCCGCCGACGCCCAGGCCGCCCGGGCGCTGCGCCGGGCGGAGGCGGCCCGCTCCCCCCTGGTCCGCCACCGCACCGGCGGCTACGCCTCGCTCGTGGACCCGGAGGAGGCCGCCGCGTACGCCCGCGCCCTGCTCGCCCCGCTCGCCGAGCCGCTGCTCACCACCCTGCGCACCTGGCTCTCGCTGCACGGCAGCTGGGACCGCACGGCGGTGGCCCTCGGCGTGCACCGCAACACCGTCCGCCAGCGCCTGGCCCGCTGCGCCGCGCTGCTCGACGCGGACCTGGACGACATGGACGTCCGCACGGAGCTTTGGCTCGCGCTCCGGAGTGCGCCGGGACGTGCTGAGGCTCACTCTGGACAGTGCGAGTGA